In the Nerophis ophidion isolate RoL-2023_Sa linkage group LG19, RoL_Noph_v1.0, whole genome shotgun sequence genome, one interval contains:
- the zeb2a gene encoding zinc finger E-box-binding homeobox 2a isoform X2, translating into MEERAHLTRRKQAKPRRKNVFSDAPSRGGRGSEEDETPDASPRVGHALLHHEGSEVSWSPGDHSDYPAGESAMAEYLRRSDTAVIYPQAPEEVPALSTPEGAGHGPDPPPGDPAAPPSCPFCQPAHLSTPSLTEHVRCPHRGGAELFLGPLCGHAFSQPTQLRCHMTAHQPISKQVSHHHGAENRKFKCGECGKAFKYKHHLKEHLRIHSGEKPYECSNCKKRFSHSGSYSSHISSRKCMGLMVLNGRAQNKAGSSPKCSASSPGSPGLALLHQKIENGQHHKQNCLNVKAESMDICEYRLRTAPQQRFGGPKVYDGPFTGFHGSPHSPLRPLPGLGIDFLLPGTLGSLDDVQKVLQIVDSTVSRQKMNKNPELRAYMKELGVHMEEQILDQSSPVESSIDSTVDMVKEVEGVTEDSMVQLEVDEKQQTMDPGSKERSSDSPGRLVPHACQFCKETFTGPIPLHQHERYLCKMNKEIQAVLQPAQLGLSIFHGPEASEWLLSKKELPTSRVHPFQDHVSVLKAYSAENTEPDSDELLKISLAVGLPQELVRDWFNQWKKPIEDTWSDRHHSLRPSPMSLLEVTNSKAFPAQFSASTPDHLDHGSPSPLNLSCTSSKHSQSNSDTPNSLVVPEDFHGDTPLDLSVPKQLSHAFLPDKFKTEAESEPCVSAKTLRPSGLAEIKNELPGSDLRQIGKKSPIFGVNPFSAGPVYSPLPPHGAFPPPTYMSPTQALDSINFLPQMTFAYASRAPTFPDSQQTRKKLRRASLQGAVDYLQQLTEGELKMKKTEVGGVYTCDLCDKTFQKTSSLLRHKYEHTGKRPHQCAICSKAFKHKHHLIEHSRLHSGEKPYQCDKCGKRFSHSGSYSQHMNHRYSYCKREAEERQAGSRACSEAGAGPDGNQEPYKEDQVRLDSTGDGHGDKVADRDSSLT; encoded by the exons ATGGAGGAGCGCGCGCACTTGACGAGGAGAAAGCAGGCGAAGCCACGCAGGAAAAACG TGTTCAGCGACGCCCCCAGCCGAGGGGGGAGGGGCAGCGAGGAAGACGAGACACCGGACGCGTCTCCCCGGGTCGGCCACGCCCTCCTGCACCATGAGGGGTCAGAGGTCAGCTGGAGTCCGGGTGACCACTCGGACTACCCGGCGGGCGAGAGCGCCATGGCGGAGTACCTGCGGCGCAGCGACACGGCCGTCATCTACCCACAAGCCCCCGAGGAGGTGCCGGCGCTCAGCACGCCCGAGGGCGCCGGCCACGGTCCAG ACCCGCCCCCGGGCGACCCGGCCGCGCCCCCCAGCTGTCCCTTCTGCCAGCCCGCCCACCTGAGCACGCCGTCCCTCACGGAGCACGTCAGGTGTCCCCACCGTGGGGGGGCGGAGCTCTTCTTAGGTCCACTCTGTGGCCACGCCTTCAGCCAGCCCACACAGCTTCGGTGTCACATGACCGCTCACCAGCCAATCAGCAAGCAG GTTTCTCACCACCACGGCGCTGAAAACCGAAAGTTCAAGTGCGGCGAGTGCGGGAAGGCCTTCAAGTACAAGCATCACCTGAAGGAGCACCTGCGCATCCACAGCG GTGAAAAACCGTACGAGTGCTCCAACTGCAAGAAGCGCTTCTCCCACTCGGGCTCTTACAGTTCCCACATCAGCAGCAGGAAGTGCATGGGACTGATGGTTCTCAACGGACGGGCACAAAACAAGGCCGGCTCCTCTCCAAAGTGCTCAGCCTCGTCCCCCGGTAGCCCCGGCCTTGCCCTTCTCCACCAAAAGATAGAAAATGGCCAACATCACAAACAGAATTGTCTAAATGTCAAGGCCGAGTCAATGGACATCTGTGAGTACAGGCTGCGGACGGCCCCTCAGCAGAGGTTTGGAGGACCCAAGGTCTATGACGGCCCCTTCACGGGCTTCCATGGCTCCCCGCATAGCCCCCTTCGACCTCTGCCAGGGTTGGGTATAGACTTTCTTCTACCGGGAACCCTCGGGAGTCTGGATGATGTGCAGAAGGTCCTTCAGATTGTGGACAGCACTGTGTCCAGACAAAAGATGAACAAGAACCCAGAGCTTAGAGCCTACATGAAGGAGCTCGGAGTCCATATGGAAGAGCAGATCCTTGACCAAAGCAGCCCTGTTGAAAGCTCTATTGACTCCACTGTGGACATGGTCAAGGAGGTAGAGGGCGTGACGGAGGACTCCATGGTTCAACTTGAAGTGGACGAGAAGCAGCAGACCATGGATCCCGGCAGCAAGGAGAGATCCTCCGACAGCCCGGGAAGACTGGTTCCACACGCCTGCCAGTTCTGCAAGGAGACATTCACAGGACCCATTCCACTGCACCAACACGAGCGTTACCTCTGCAAGATGAACAAAGAGATCCAAGCGGTCCTGCAGCCGGCCCAGCTCGGTCTGAGCATCTTCCATGGGCCGGAGGCATCAGAATGGCTTCTGTCCAAGAAGGAGTTGCCCACCAGCCGCGTCCACCCTTTCCAGGATCACGTGTCGGTTCTGAAGGCGTACTCAGCTGAGAACACTGAGCCCGACTCAGACGAACTTCTCAAGATTTCACTTGCTGTGGGCCTTCCGCAAGAGTTGGTCCGGGACTGGTTCAATCAGTGGAAGAAGCCAATTGAGGACACTTGGTCAGACCGACACCACAGTTTGAGACCTTCACCGATGTCACTTCTTGAGGTAACAAATAGCAAAGCCTTCCCCGCACAGTTCTCAGCCAGCACACCAGACCATCTGGACCATGGCAGTCCGTCACCCCTTAACCTGTCCTGTACTTCCTCCAAACATTCCCAGAGTAACTCTGACACGCCGAACAGCCTTGTGGTGCCGGAGGACTTTCATGGCGATACACCACTAGATCTTTCCGTCCCCAAACAGCTGTCACATGCCTTCCTCCCAGACAAGTTCAAAACCGAAGCTGAAAGCGAGCCATGTGTCTCAGCCAAGACTTTGAGACCCTCAGGCCTGGCGGAAATCAAGAACGAGCTCCCGGGCTCTGATCTGCGGCAGATTGGGAAAAAAAGTCCGATCTTTGGGGTCAATCCCTTCAGCGCAGGTCCGGTCTACTCCCCCCTTCCTCCGCACGGCGCCTTCCCACCCCCCACGTACATGTCTCCCACCCAGGCCCTGGACTCCATCAACTTCCTGCCCCAAATGACCTTTGCCTACGCCAGCAGAGCGCCGACCTTCCCTGACTCGCAGCAGACCAGGAAAAAACTGCGGAGAGCGAGTTTACAG ggggCGGTGGACTACCTGCAGCAGCTGACAGAGGGCGAGCTGAAGATGAAGAAGACGGAGGTTGGTGGCGTGTACACATGTGACCTGTGTGACAAAACCTTCCAGAAGACCAGCTCCCTCCTCAGACACAAATATGAGCACACAG gcaAGCGCCCCCACCAGTGTGCCATCTGCAGCAAGGCCTTCAAACACAAGCACCACCTGATCGAACACTCGCGCCTGCACTCGGGGGAGAAACCCTACCAGTGTGACAAGTGCGGCAAGCGCTTCTCCCACTCGGGCTCGTACTCGCAGCACATGAACCATCGCTACTCCTACTGCAAGAGGGAGGCGGAGGAGCGCCAGGCGGGCTCCCGGGCCTGCTCGGAAGCCGGGGCG
- the zeb2a gene encoding zinc finger E-box-binding homeobox 2a isoform X1, with protein sequence MEERAHLTRRKQAKPRRKNVFSDAPSRGGRGSEEDETPDASPRVGHALLHHEGSEVSWSPGDHSDYPAGESAMAEYLRRSDTAVIYPQAPEEVPALSTPEGAGHGPGEQDPPPGDPAAPPSCPFCQPAHLSTPSLTEHVRCPHRGGAELFLGPLCGHAFSQPTQLRCHMTAHQPISKQVSHHHGAENRKFKCGECGKAFKYKHHLKEHLRIHSGEKPYECSNCKKRFSHSGSYSSHISSRKCMGLMVLNGRAQNKAGSSPKCSASSPGSPGLALLHQKIENGQHHKQNCLNVKAESMDICEYRLRTAPQQRFGGPKVYDGPFTGFHGSPHSPLRPLPGLGIDFLLPGTLGSLDDVQKVLQIVDSTVSRQKMNKNPELRAYMKELGVHMEEQILDQSSPVESSIDSTVDMVKEVEGVTEDSMVQLEVDEKQQTMDPGSKERSSDSPGRLVPHACQFCKETFTGPIPLHQHERYLCKMNKEIQAVLQPAQLGLSIFHGPEASEWLLSKKELPTSRVHPFQDHVSVLKAYSAENTEPDSDELLKISLAVGLPQELVRDWFNQWKKPIEDTWSDRHHSLRPSPMSLLEVTNSKAFPAQFSASTPDHLDHGSPSPLNLSCTSSKHSQSNSDTPNSLVVPEDFHGDTPLDLSVPKQLSHAFLPDKFKTEAESEPCVSAKTLRPSGLAEIKNELPGSDLRQIGKKSPIFGVNPFSAGPVYSPLPPHGAFPPPTYMSPTQALDSINFLPQMTFAYASRAPTFPDSQQTRKKLRRASLQGAVDYLQQLTEGELKMKKTEVGGVYTCDLCDKTFQKTSSLLRHKYEHTGKRPHQCAICSKAFKHKHHLIEHSRLHSGEKPYQCDKCGKRFSHSGSYSQHMNHRYSYCKREAEERQAGSRACSEAGAGPDGNQEPYKEDQVRLDSTGDGHGDKVADRDSSLT encoded by the exons ATGGAGGAGCGCGCGCACTTGACGAGGAGAAAGCAGGCGAAGCCACGCAGGAAAAACG TGTTCAGCGACGCCCCCAGCCGAGGGGGGAGGGGCAGCGAGGAAGACGAGACACCGGACGCGTCTCCCCGGGTCGGCCACGCCCTCCTGCACCATGAGGGGTCAGAGGTCAGCTGGAGTCCGGGTGACCACTCGGACTACCCGGCGGGCGAGAGCGCCATGGCGGAGTACCTGCGGCGCAGCGACACGGCCGTCATCTACCCACAAGCCCCCGAGGAGGTGCCGGCGCTCAGCACGCCCGAGGGCGCCGGCCACGGTCCAGGTGAGCAAG ACCCGCCCCCGGGCGACCCGGCCGCGCCCCCCAGCTGTCCCTTCTGCCAGCCCGCCCACCTGAGCACGCCGTCCCTCACGGAGCACGTCAGGTGTCCCCACCGTGGGGGGGCGGAGCTCTTCTTAGGTCCACTCTGTGGCCACGCCTTCAGCCAGCCCACACAGCTTCGGTGTCACATGACCGCTCACCAGCCAATCAGCAAGCAG GTTTCTCACCACCACGGCGCTGAAAACCGAAAGTTCAAGTGCGGCGAGTGCGGGAAGGCCTTCAAGTACAAGCATCACCTGAAGGAGCACCTGCGCATCCACAGCG GTGAAAAACCGTACGAGTGCTCCAACTGCAAGAAGCGCTTCTCCCACTCGGGCTCTTACAGTTCCCACATCAGCAGCAGGAAGTGCATGGGACTGATGGTTCTCAACGGACGGGCACAAAACAAGGCCGGCTCCTCTCCAAAGTGCTCAGCCTCGTCCCCCGGTAGCCCCGGCCTTGCCCTTCTCCACCAAAAGATAGAAAATGGCCAACATCACAAACAGAATTGTCTAAATGTCAAGGCCGAGTCAATGGACATCTGTGAGTACAGGCTGCGGACGGCCCCTCAGCAGAGGTTTGGAGGACCCAAGGTCTATGACGGCCCCTTCACGGGCTTCCATGGCTCCCCGCATAGCCCCCTTCGACCTCTGCCAGGGTTGGGTATAGACTTTCTTCTACCGGGAACCCTCGGGAGTCTGGATGATGTGCAGAAGGTCCTTCAGATTGTGGACAGCACTGTGTCCAGACAAAAGATGAACAAGAACCCAGAGCTTAGAGCCTACATGAAGGAGCTCGGAGTCCATATGGAAGAGCAGATCCTTGACCAAAGCAGCCCTGTTGAAAGCTCTATTGACTCCACTGTGGACATGGTCAAGGAGGTAGAGGGCGTGACGGAGGACTCCATGGTTCAACTTGAAGTGGACGAGAAGCAGCAGACCATGGATCCCGGCAGCAAGGAGAGATCCTCCGACAGCCCGGGAAGACTGGTTCCACACGCCTGCCAGTTCTGCAAGGAGACATTCACAGGACCCATTCCACTGCACCAACACGAGCGTTACCTCTGCAAGATGAACAAAGAGATCCAAGCGGTCCTGCAGCCGGCCCAGCTCGGTCTGAGCATCTTCCATGGGCCGGAGGCATCAGAATGGCTTCTGTCCAAGAAGGAGTTGCCCACCAGCCGCGTCCACCCTTTCCAGGATCACGTGTCGGTTCTGAAGGCGTACTCAGCTGAGAACACTGAGCCCGACTCAGACGAACTTCTCAAGATTTCACTTGCTGTGGGCCTTCCGCAAGAGTTGGTCCGGGACTGGTTCAATCAGTGGAAGAAGCCAATTGAGGACACTTGGTCAGACCGACACCACAGTTTGAGACCTTCACCGATGTCACTTCTTGAGGTAACAAATAGCAAAGCCTTCCCCGCACAGTTCTCAGCCAGCACACCAGACCATCTGGACCATGGCAGTCCGTCACCCCTTAACCTGTCCTGTACTTCCTCCAAACATTCCCAGAGTAACTCTGACACGCCGAACAGCCTTGTGGTGCCGGAGGACTTTCATGGCGATACACCACTAGATCTTTCCGTCCCCAAACAGCTGTCACATGCCTTCCTCCCAGACAAGTTCAAAACCGAAGCTGAAAGCGAGCCATGTGTCTCAGCCAAGACTTTGAGACCCTCAGGCCTGGCGGAAATCAAGAACGAGCTCCCGGGCTCTGATCTGCGGCAGATTGGGAAAAAAAGTCCGATCTTTGGGGTCAATCCCTTCAGCGCAGGTCCGGTCTACTCCCCCCTTCCTCCGCACGGCGCCTTCCCACCCCCCACGTACATGTCTCCCACCCAGGCCCTGGACTCCATCAACTTCCTGCCCCAAATGACCTTTGCCTACGCCAGCAGAGCGCCGACCTTCCCTGACTCGCAGCAGACCAGGAAAAAACTGCGGAGAGCGAGTTTACAG ggggCGGTGGACTACCTGCAGCAGCTGACAGAGGGCGAGCTGAAGATGAAGAAGACGGAGGTTGGTGGCGTGTACACATGTGACCTGTGTGACAAAACCTTCCAGAAGACCAGCTCCCTCCTCAGACACAAATATGAGCACACAG gcaAGCGCCCCCACCAGTGTGCCATCTGCAGCAAGGCCTTCAAACACAAGCACCACCTGATCGAACACTCGCGCCTGCACTCGGGGGAGAAACCCTACCAGTGTGACAAGTGCGGCAAGCGCTTCTCCCACTCGGGCTCGTACTCGCAGCACATGAACCATCGCTACTCCTACTGCAAGAGGGAGGCGGAGGAGCGCCAGGCGGGCTCCCGGGCCTGCTCGGAAGCCGGGGCG
- the zeb2a gene encoding zinc finger E-box-binding homeobox 2a isoform X3, whose product MEERAHLTRRKQAKPRRKNVFSDAPSRGGRGSEEDETPDASPRVGHALLHHEGSEVSWSPGDHSDYPAGESAMAEYLRRSDTAVIYPQAPEEVPALSTPEGAGHGPGEQDPPPGDPAAPPSCPFCQPAHLSTPSLTEHVRCPHRGGAELFLGPLCGHAFSQPTQLRCHMTAHQPISKQVSHHHGAENRKFKCGECGKAFKYKHHLKEHLRIHSGEKPYECSNCKKRFSHSGSYSSHISSRKCMGLMVLNGRAQNKAGSSPKCSASSPGSPGLALLHQKIENGQHHKQNCLNVKAESMDICEYRLRTAPQQRFGGPKVYDGPFTGFHGSPHSPLRPLPGLGIDFLLPGTLGSLDDVQKVLQIVDSTVSRQKMNKNPELRAYMKELGVHMEEQILDQSSPVESSIDSTVDMVKEVEGVTEDSMVQLEVDEKQQTMDPGSKERSSDSPGRLVPHACQFCKETFTGPIPLHQHERYLCKMNKEIQAVLQPAQLGLSIFHGPEASEWLLSKKELPTSRVHPFQDHVSVLKAYSAENTEPDSDELLKISLAVGLPQELVRDWFNQWKKPIEDTWSDRHHSLRPSPMSLLEVTNSKAFPAQFSASTPDHLDHGSPSPLNLSCTSSKHSQSNSDTPNSLVVPEDFHGDTPLDLSVPKQLSHAFLPDKFKTEAESEPCVSAKTLRPSGLAEIKNELPGSDLRQIGKKSPIFGVNPFSAGPVYSPLPPHGAFPPPTYMSPTQALDSINFLPQMTFAYASRAPTFPDSQQTRKKLRRASLQGAVDYLQQLTEGELKMKKTEVGGVYTCDLCDKTFQKTSSLLRHKYEHTVCCQAWTWIECAPSTRRDHRTSQA is encoded by the exons ATGGAGGAGCGCGCGCACTTGACGAGGAGAAAGCAGGCGAAGCCACGCAGGAAAAACG TGTTCAGCGACGCCCCCAGCCGAGGGGGGAGGGGCAGCGAGGAAGACGAGACACCGGACGCGTCTCCCCGGGTCGGCCACGCCCTCCTGCACCATGAGGGGTCAGAGGTCAGCTGGAGTCCGGGTGACCACTCGGACTACCCGGCGGGCGAGAGCGCCATGGCGGAGTACCTGCGGCGCAGCGACACGGCCGTCATCTACCCACAAGCCCCCGAGGAGGTGCCGGCGCTCAGCACGCCCGAGGGCGCCGGCCACGGTCCAGGTGAGCAAG ACCCGCCCCCGGGCGACCCGGCCGCGCCCCCCAGCTGTCCCTTCTGCCAGCCCGCCCACCTGAGCACGCCGTCCCTCACGGAGCACGTCAGGTGTCCCCACCGTGGGGGGGCGGAGCTCTTCTTAGGTCCACTCTGTGGCCACGCCTTCAGCCAGCCCACACAGCTTCGGTGTCACATGACCGCTCACCAGCCAATCAGCAAGCAG GTTTCTCACCACCACGGCGCTGAAAACCGAAAGTTCAAGTGCGGCGAGTGCGGGAAGGCCTTCAAGTACAAGCATCACCTGAAGGAGCACCTGCGCATCCACAGCG GTGAAAAACCGTACGAGTGCTCCAACTGCAAGAAGCGCTTCTCCCACTCGGGCTCTTACAGTTCCCACATCAGCAGCAGGAAGTGCATGGGACTGATGGTTCTCAACGGACGGGCACAAAACAAGGCCGGCTCCTCTCCAAAGTGCTCAGCCTCGTCCCCCGGTAGCCCCGGCCTTGCCCTTCTCCACCAAAAGATAGAAAATGGCCAACATCACAAACAGAATTGTCTAAATGTCAAGGCCGAGTCAATGGACATCTGTGAGTACAGGCTGCGGACGGCCCCTCAGCAGAGGTTTGGAGGACCCAAGGTCTATGACGGCCCCTTCACGGGCTTCCATGGCTCCCCGCATAGCCCCCTTCGACCTCTGCCAGGGTTGGGTATAGACTTTCTTCTACCGGGAACCCTCGGGAGTCTGGATGATGTGCAGAAGGTCCTTCAGATTGTGGACAGCACTGTGTCCAGACAAAAGATGAACAAGAACCCAGAGCTTAGAGCCTACATGAAGGAGCTCGGAGTCCATATGGAAGAGCAGATCCTTGACCAAAGCAGCCCTGTTGAAAGCTCTATTGACTCCACTGTGGACATGGTCAAGGAGGTAGAGGGCGTGACGGAGGACTCCATGGTTCAACTTGAAGTGGACGAGAAGCAGCAGACCATGGATCCCGGCAGCAAGGAGAGATCCTCCGACAGCCCGGGAAGACTGGTTCCACACGCCTGCCAGTTCTGCAAGGAGACATTCACAGGACCCATTCCACTGCACCAACACGAGCGTTACCTCTGCAAGATGAACAAAGAGATCCAAGCGGTCCTGCAGCCGGCCCAGCTCGGTCTGAGCATCTTCCATGGGCCGGAGGCATCAGAATGGCTTCTGTCCAAGAAGGAGTTGCCCACCAGCCGCGTCCACCCTTTCCAGGATCACGTGTCGGTTCTGAAGGCGTACTCAGCTGAGAACACTGAGCCCGACTCAGACGAACTTCTCAAGATTTCACTTGCTGTGGGCCTTCCGCAAGAGTTGGTCCGGGACTGGTTCAATCAGTGGAAGAAGCCAATTGAGGACACTTGGTCAGACCGACACCACAGTTTGAGACCTTCACCGATGTCACTTCTTGAGGTAACAAATAGCAAAGCCTTCCCCGCACAGTTCTCAGCCAGCACACCAGACCATCTGGACCATGGCAGTCCGTCACCCCTTAACCTGTCCTGTACTTCCTCCAAACATTCCCAGAGTAACTCTGACACGCCGAACAGCCTTGTGGTGCCGGAGGACTTTCATGGCGATACACCACTAGATCTTTCCGTCCCCAAACAGCTGTCACATGCCTTCCTCCCAGACAAGTTCAAAACCGAAGCTGAAAGCGAGCCATGTGTCTCAGCCAAGACTTTGAGACCCTCAGGCCTGGCGGAAATCAAGAACGAGCTCCCGGGCTCTGATCTGCGGCAGATTGGGAAAAAAAGTCCGATCTTTGGGGTCAATCCCTTCAGCGCAGGTCCGGTCTACTCCCCCCTTCCTCCGCACGGCGCCTTCCCACCCCCCACGTACATGTCTCCCACCCAGGCCCTGGACTCCATCAACTTCCTGCCCCAAATGACCTTTGCCTACGCCAGCAGAGCGCCGACCTTCCCTGACTCGCAGCAGACCAGGAAAAAACTGCGGAGAGCGAGTTTACAG ggggCGGTGGACTACCTGCAGCAGCTGACAGAGGGCGAGCTGAAGATGAAGAAGACGGAGGTTGGTGGCGTGTACACATGTGACCTGTGTGACAAAACCTTCCAGAAGACCAGCTCCCTCCTCAGACACAAATATGAGCACACAG